One region of Lycium ferocissimum isolate CSIRO_LF1 unplaced genomic scaffold, AGI_CSIRO_Lferr_CH_V1 ctg10167, whole genome shotgun sequence genomic DNA includes:
- the LOC132041424 gene encoding heptahelical transmembrane protein 1-like, with amino-acid sequence MNGDANISNNSKVFSQGETRLIDQHLQMGITLSQSAENEATWPFYVFLAGAMFCLLSSSICHLFSCHSQKLNLFLVQMDYVGITIMIITSFFPPMYYIFQCSPH; translated from the exons ATGAATGGAGATGCAAACATCTCTAACAATTCAAAGGTTTTTTCCCAG GGAGAAACCAGGCTAATTGACCAACACTTACAAATGGGCATCACATTATCACAGAGTGCAGAAAATGAAGCAACTTGGCCATTCTATGTATTCTTAGCTGGTGCAATGTTCTGTCTTTTATCAAGCAGCATTTGCCATCTCTTCTCATGCCACTCACAAAAATTGAACCTTTTCTTGGTCCAAATGGACTATGTTGGCATCACAATCATGATCATCACATCCTTTTTCCCACCAATGTACTACATCTTTCAATGTTCACCACACTGA